A single Brevundimonas sp. M20 DNA region contains:
- a CDS encoding carboxylesterase: MDDLERLARPDGETLALKRVTGTGPTVIWIGGFRSDMEGTKALALDAAARERGWNYVRYDHFAHGVSSGDWRKATIGRWREDAVALIDNLEGPVIPVGSSMGGWVALLAALARSERVAGLVLVNPAQDFTERLMWPGLADHIRQAIIRDGEALITEEGLGEYVLTRHMFEEARSWLLLDGVIDITAPVHVLQGRKDDVVPWRHQIELTERLQGGDITLDLIAEGDHRLSSPADLDRLVEAVERNRSQAPTLS; the protein is encoded by the coding sequence ATGGATGATCTGGAACGCCTGGCCCGCCCCGACGGCGAGACCCTGGCCCTGAAGCGGGTGACCGGGACCGGCCCGACGGTGATCTGGATCGGCGGCTTCCGCTCGGACATGGAGGGAACCAAGGCGCTGGCGCTGGACGCCGCCGCGCGCGAGCGGGGCTGGAACTATGTCCGCTACGACCATTTCGCCCACGGCGTGTCGTCCGGCGATTGGCGCAAGGCCACGATCGGCCGTTGGCGGGAGGACGCCGTCGCCCTGATCGACAACCTTGAGGGGCCGGTCATCCCGGTCGGCTCGTCCATGGGCGGCTGGGTGGCCCTGCTGGCGGCTCTCGCCCGGTCCGAACGGGTGGCGGGGCTGGTGCTGGTCAATCCGGCGCAGGACTTCACCGAGCGGCTGATGTGGCCCGGACTGGCCGACCACATCCGTCAGGCCATTATTCGCGACGGGGAGGCTCTGATCACCGAGGAAGGGCTGGGCGAGTACGTCCTGACCCGCCACATGTTCGAGGAAGCCCGAAGCTGGCTGCTGCTGGACGGCGTCATCGACATCACCGCGCCGGTCCATGTTCTTCAGGGGCGGAAGGACGATGTCGTTCCGTGGCGTCATCAGATCGAGCTCACCGAACGTCTTCAGGGCGGCGATATCACGCTGGACCTGATCGCAGAGGGAGATCATCGTCTGTCCTCGCCCGCCGATCTTGATCGTCTGGTCGAGGCGGTCGAGCGGAACCGGAGTCAGGCCCCGACATTGTCCTGA
- the galU gene encoding UTP--glucose-1-phosphate uridylyltransferase GalU, which yields MTAHSRRLRKAVLPVAGLGTRVLPGTKTTPKELLNVVDRPILSYIVEEAREAGIEHIVFVTGRSKGAIEDYFDHQIELEAQLAAKGKTEILAMMNAELASAGEMSFTRQMQPKGLGHAVWCARDIIGDEPFAVILPDVIVDGQPGALKQLADVYAEVGGNVIGVEQVPESETHKYGIVDPDGRDGNRIHMRGMVEKPAMGTAPSNLSISGRYILQPEIFNILETQERGAGGEIQLTDGMARLMTDQSFTAVEYAGVTHDCGDKIGLLRANVALALKRADLGEAARAAIAALL from the coding sequence ATGACCGCCCATTCTCGCCGCCTGCGCAAGGCCGTGCTGCCCGTCGCGGGCCTCGGCACCCGCGTCCTGCCCGGCACCAAGACCACGCCCAAGGAACTGCTGAATGTCGTCGACCGGCCGATCCTGAGCTATATCGTCGAGGAAGCCCGCGAGGCGGGCATCGAGCACATCGTCTTCGTCACCGGGCGTTCGAAGGGCGCCATCGAGGACTATTTCGATCACCAGATCGAGCTCGAAGCCCAGCTGGCCGCCAAGGGCAAGACCGAGATTCTGGCGATGATGAACGCCGAACTGGCCAGCGCCGGCGAGATGAGCTTCACCCGCCAGATGCAGCCCAAGGGCCTCGGCCACGCGGTCTGGTGCGCCCGTGACATCATCGGCGACGAGCCGTTCGCGGTGATCCTGCCGGACGTGATCGTCGACGGTCAGCCCGGCGCGCTGAAGCAACTGGCCGACGTCTATGCCGAGGTCGGCGGCAACGTCATTGGCGTGGAACAGGTGCCGGAGAGCGAGACCCACAAGTACGGCATCGTCGATCCGGATGGCCGCGACGGAAACCGCATCCACATGCGCGGCATGGTCGAGAAGCCCGCCATGGGAACGGCTCCGTCAAACCTGTCGATCTCAGGTCGCTACATCCTGCAGCCGGAAATTTTCAACATTCTGGAGACGCAGGAACGCGGCGCGGGCGGCGAGATCCAGCTGACCGACGGCATGGCGAGGCTGATGACCGACCAGTCGTTCACGGCGGTCGAGTACGCGGGCGTCACCCACGATTGCGGCGACAAGATCGGCCTGCTGCGCGCCAACGTGGCGCTGGCGCTGAAGCGCGCCGACCTCGGCGAGGCGGCGCGCGCGGCTATCGCCGCGCTGCTTTAG
- the glmS gene encoding glutamine--fructose-6-phosphate transaminase (isomerizing) — protein MCGIIGVTGTGPAVPRLIDSLKRLEYRGYDSAGVAALVDGKIERRRAKGKIRELEAVLAAEPLTATIGIGHTRWATHGAPTTANAHPHKAGRVTLVHNGIIENFAELKAELVSEGHAFESQTDTEVVAHLLDSELAKTNDPLVAFKTVLDRLTGAYALAVLIEGEDGLILGARRGSPLVVGWGEGEMYLGSDALAVGPFTTKISYLEEGDFVAIDRNGARMFDASGKAVDRAIVQVSASSALVEKGEYRHFMEKEIHEQPDSVQHTLSHYLDFVNGKAKVDEIDFAAVDRIQIVACGTAFYAGQIGRYAFEKLAGLPCDVEIASEFRYRHPALTKGTLAVAVSQSGETADTLASLTWCKAQGLKTAALVNVHSSSMAREAATLWPTHAGPEIGVASTKAFTAQVAALLALAVSAGVQRGRIDPATEAELVKALFEAPRLIAESMGMEAALKEVALDLSKATDVLFLGRGSMFPLAMEGALKLKEISYIHAEGYAAGELKHGPIALVDEKTPIVALAPLDEVFEKTASNLQEVAARGGPVIMIAPKTAPDPHGAGIRRVDAPECHSLIAPLIYAIPVQLLAYYTAVQKGTDVDQPRNLAKSVTVE, from the coding sequence ATGTGCGGCATCATTGGCGTGACCGGAACCGGTCCGGCGGTTCCCCGTCTGATCGACAGCCTGAAGCGGCTGGAATACCGCGGCTATGACTCCGCCGGGGTGGCCGCGCTGGTCGACGGCAAGATCGAGCGCCGCCGGGCCAAGGGCAAGATCCGGGAGCTGGAGGCCGTGCTGGCCGCCGAGCCCCTGACCGCGACCATCGGCATCGGCCACACCCGCTGGGCGACCCACGGCGCGCCGACGACGGCCAACGCCCACCCGCACAAGGCGGGCCGGGTGACGCTGGTGCACAACGGCATCATCGAGAATTTCGCCGAGCTGAAGGCCGAGCTGGTCTCCGAAGGGCACGCCTTCGAAAGCCAGACCGACACCGAGGTGGTCGCCCACCTGCTGGACAGCGAGCTGGCCAAGACCAACGACCCGCTGGTCGCCTTCAAGACCGTGCTGGATCGCCTGACCGGCGCCTATGCGCTGGCGGTGCTGATCGAGGGCGAGGACGGCCTGATCCTGGGCGCCCGTCGCGGCAGCCCGCTGGTCGTCGGCTGGGGCGAGGGCGAGATGTATCTCGGCTCGGACGCGCTGGCGGTCGGCCCCTTCACCACCAAGATCAGCTATCTGGAGGAAGGCGATTTCGTCGCCATCGACCGGAACGGCGCACGCATGTTCGACGCCTCGGGCAAGGCGGTGGATCGCGCCATCGTGCAGGTCTCGGCCTCGTCCGCGCTGGTCGAGAAGGGCGAATACCGGCACTTCATGGAGAAGGAAATCCATGAGCAGCCGGACAGCGTCCAGCACACCCTCAGCCACTACCTCGACTTCGTGAACGGCAAGGCCAAGGTCGACGAGATCGACTTCGCCGCCGTGGATCGTATCCAGATCGTCGCCTGCGGCACCGCCTTCTACGCCGGCCAGATCGGCCGCTACGCGTTCGAGAAGCTGGCGGGCCTGCCCTGCGACGTCGAGATCGCCTCGGAGTTCCGCTATCGTCACCCGGCCCTGACCAAGGGCACGCTGGCGGTCGCCGTCAGCCAGTCGGGCGAGACCGCCGACACTCTGGCAAGCCTGACCTGGTGCAAGGCGCAGGGGCTGAAGACGGCGGCTCTGGTCAACGTCCACTCCTCCTCGATGGCGCGCGAGGCCGCGACCCTGTGGCCGACCCACGCCGGACCGGAAATCGGCGTCGCCTCGACCAAGGCCTTCACCGCCCAGGTCGCCGCCCTGCTGGCTCTGGCCGTCTCGGCGGGCGTACAGCGCGGCCGCATCGACCCGGCGACCGAGGCCGAACTGGTCAAGGCCCTGTTCGAGGCTCCGCGCCTGATCGCCGAATCCATGGGCATGGAAGCGGCCCTGAAGGAGGTCGCGCTGGACCTGTCGAAGGCGACGGACGTGCTGTTCCTCGGTCGCGGCTCGATGTTCCCGCTGGCCATGGAAGGCGCGCTGAAGCTGAAGGAGATCAGCTACATCCACGCCGAGGGCTATGCCGCCGGCGAGCTGAAGCACGGGCCGATCGCGCTGGTGGACGAGAAGACCCCTATCGTGGCCCTGGCCCCGCTGGACGAGGTGTTCGAGAAGACGGCCTCCAACCTTCAGGAGGTCGCGGCGCGGGGCGGCCCGGTCATCATGATCGCGCCGAAGACGGCCCCCGATCCGCACGGCGCCGGCATCCGCCGGGTGGACGCGCCGGAGTGCCATTCGCTGATCGCGCCGCTGATCTACGCCATCCCGGTGCAGCTGCTGGCCTATTACACCGCCGTCCAGAAGGGCACCGACGTGGACCAGCCGCGCAATCTGGCGAAGTCCGTCACGGTCGAATGA
- the glmM gene encoding phosphoglucosamine mutase codes for MAERRYFGTDGIRGRANTHPMTPEVALRVGLAAGRMFMSSDDRRHLVVIGKDTRLSGYMIEPALVAGFSAAGMDVRTFGPLPTPGVAMMTRSMRADIGVMISASHNAYLDNGIKLFGPDGYKLSDQVELKIESMMDEDLGAGLADADRIGRVKRIDDSQARYVEIAKASFPKGLSLQGLRIAVDCANGAGYKVAPTTLYELGAEVIAVGVEPNGLNINENCGSTYPQTLVEAVKAHGADIGIALDGDADRVIICDEKGQIVDGDQIMALVALDWARRGLLTGGGLVATVMSNLGLERALNAEGLTLERTKVGDRYVMERMREGGFNVGGEQSGHIILHDHATTGDGLMSALQVLAVLVESGRPMSELARQFDPVPQLLENVRFTGGKPLEDATVKAAIADAEARLNGQGRLLVRPSGTEKLIRVMAEGDDETLVKAVVADVSAAVKAAG; via the coding sequence TTGGCTGAACGACGCTACTTCGGCACCGACGGCATTCGCGGACGCGCCAACACCCACCCCATGACGCCCGAAGTGGCCCTGCGCGTAGGCCTCGCGGCGGGACGGATGTTCATGTCGTCCGATGACCGGCGCCATCTGGTGGTGATCGGCAAGGACACCCGCCTGTCGGGCTATATGATCGAGCCGGCGCTGGTGGCGGGCTTCTCTGCGGCGGGCATGGACGTGCGCACCTTCGGCCCCCTGCCGACGCCGGGCGTGGCCATGATGACCCGTTCGATGCGCGCCGATATCGGCGTGATGATCTCGGCCTCGCACAACGCCTACCTCGACAACGGCATCAAGCTGTTCGGCCCGGACGGTTACAAGCTGTCGGATCAGGTCGAGCTGAAGATCGAATCGATGATGGACGAGGATCTCGGCGCCGGTCTGGCCGACGCCGACCGGATCGGCCGGGTGAAGCGGATCGACGACAGCCAGGCCCGCTACGTCGAGATCGCCAAGGCCAGCTTCCCCAAGGGGCTCAGCCTGCAAGGGCTGCGTATCGCCGTCGATTGCGCCAACGGCGCCGGATACAAGGTCGCGCCGACCACCCTGTATGAACTGGGCGCCGAGGTCATCGCCGTGGGCGTCGAGCCCAACGGCCTGAACATCAACGAGAACTGCGGCTCCACCTATCCGCAAACCCTTGTCGAGGCGGTCAAGGCGCACGGCGCCGACATCGGCATCGCTCTGGACGGCGACGCCGACCGCGTCATCATCTGCGACGAGAAGGGCCAGATCGTCGACGGCGACCAGATCATGGCGCTGGTCGCGCTGGACTGGGCCCGTCGCGGCCTGCTGACCGGCGGCGGACTGGTCGCCACCGTCATGTCCAATCTCGGGCTCGAGCGCGCGCTGAACGCCGAGGGCCTGACGCTGGAACGCACCAAGGTCGGCGATCGCTACGTCATGGAGCGGATGCGCGAGGGCGGCTTCAACGTGGGCGGTGAACAGTCGGGCCACATCATCCTGCACGACCACGCCACCACCGGCGACGGCCTGATGTCGGCGCTTCAGGTGCTGGCCGTTCTGGTCGAGAGCGGCCGCCCGATGAGCGAACTGGCCCGCCAGTTCGACCCGGTCCCGCAACTGCTGGAGAACGTCCGCTTCACCGGCGGCAAGCCGCTCGAAGACGCCACGGTCAAAGCCGCCATCGCCGACGCAGAGGCCCGCCTGAACGGTCAGGGCCGACTGTTGGTCCGCCCGTCCGGCACCGAAAAACTGATCCGCGTCATGGCCGAGGGCGATGACGAGACGCTGGTGAAGGCGGTGGTCGCTGATGTCTCGGCGGCGGTGAAGGCGGCGGGTTAA
- a CDS encoding ribonuclease — MKRLIALLPLLALPGCDLPVMTAPTATPMAVESCILPTRLPAPHMEAVKPEDVVADRPILFHMLAVTWMPETCRNGGDGQGDMACSGPNRFGWTLHGLWPNSDGRPYPRYCRAATRVSDATIRAELCRTPSVDLVQHEWAAHGTCGWDTPEAYFAQSAQMYDSLARPMPREGMTAGQLRDAFAAANPGLPRDSVYIATTDRVRLREVRICNDLSFNPRSCPGGEVGAPDATVLTVEPVRP; from the coding sequence ATGAAACGCCTGATCGCCCTCCTGCCCCTGCTGGCCCTGCCGGGTTGCGATCTCCCGGTGATGACCGCGCCGACGGCGACGCCCATGGCGGTCGAGAGCTGCATCCTGCCGACCCGCCTGCCCGCGCCGCACATGGAGGCGGTGAAGCCGGAGGATGTGGTCGCCGACCGGCCGATCCTGTTCCACATGCTGGCGGTGACCTGGATGCCCGAGACCTGCCGCAACGGCGGGGACGGTCAGGGGGATATGGCCTGTTCCGGGCCCAATAGGTTCGGCTGGACCCTGCACGGCCTGTGGCCGAACTCGGATGGGCGGCCCTATCCGCGCTACTGCCGGGCGGCGACGCGGGTGTCCGACGCCACCATACGCGCCGAACTGTGCCGGACGCCGTCGGTCGATCTGGTCCAGCATGAGTGGGCCGCGCACGGCACCTGCGGCTGGGACACGCCGGAAGCCTACTTCGCCCAGTCGGCGCAGATGTATGACAGCCTGGCGCGCCCCATGCCGCGCGAAGGAATGACCGCTGGCCAGCTGCGCGACGCCTTCGCCGCCGCCAACCCGGGCCTGCCGCGCGACAGCGTCTACATCGCCACCACGGACCGGGTGCGGCTGCGTGAGGTGCGCATCTGCAACGACCTGTCCTTCAACCCGCGTTCCTGCCCCGGCGGCGAGGTGGGCGCGCCGGACGCCACCGTGCTGACGGTGGAACCGGTGCGGCCTTAA
- a CDS encoding FAD/NAD(P)-binding protein produces the protein MTGNIQHVVIVGGGYSGAMLAARLAESGIASTVIDRGGDFGLGVAYSTPFDGHLLNVRANRMTAVEGRPDDFVDWLAANHPDRADPESFAPRRLYGLYVQDRLKAVDAAHPGLITRITGEAAAVEGTTVRLADGQVIAGDAVVLATGNPAPKTAADEAGSRVISDGWAPGALDRIGETDDVIVVGTGLTMVDMVLWLEARGWRGRAKTLSRRGLTPRGHEARPDTPVPPTDELLRAAPSKRLHEARRLAKETTWRGVMEGLRPITADLWRDADTATRARLVRHLRPWWDVHRHRIADSIAAALTALETAGCLTVAAGRVSKIEQDAEGVTLTWKPRSGPAQPPLTARWLIDCTGPGHDPAKDALTGPLLASGRARLDALRLGLDLDAEGRVLAADGTPDPRLLVLGPPARAAFWETIAVPDIRKRIEAVVKTLTETPV, from the coding sequence GTGACCGGGAACATCCAGCATGTCGTGATCGTGGGCGGAGGCTACTCCGGCGCCATGCTGGCCGCGCGACTGGCCGAGAGCGGGATCGCCTCGACCGTCATCGACCGGGGCGGAGACTTCGGGCTGGGCGTCGCCTATTCCACGCCGTTCGACGGCCACCTGCTGAACGTGCGGGCCAACCGGATGACGGCGGTGGAGGGGCGTCCGGACGACTTCGTCGACTGGCTGGCGGCGAACCACCCGGACCGCGCCGATCCCGAAAGCTTCGCGCCCCGGCGGCTGTATGGCCTCTATGTGCAGGACCGGCTGAAGGCCGTGGACGCCGCCCATCCGGGCCTGATCACCCGCATCACCGGCGAAGCCGCGGCGGTCGAAGGGACCACCGTGAGACTGGCTGACGGCCAGGTCATCGCGGGCGACGCCGTGGTTCTGGCCACCGGTAACCCGGCGCCGAAGACGGCGGCCGATGAGGCCGGAAGCCGGGTCATCTCCGACGGCTGGGCGCCCGGCGCGCTGGACCGGATCGGCGAGACGGATGATGTGATCGTGGTCGGAACCGGCCTGACCATGGTGGACATGGTGCTGTGGCTGGAGGCCCGCGGCTGGCGCGGCCGGGCGAAGACCCTGTCGCGCCGGGGCCTGACGCCACGCGGCCACGAGGCCCGGCCTGACACGCCCGTGCCGCCCACGGACGAACTGCTGCGTGCGGCGCCGTCGAAGCGACTGCACGAGGCTCGGCGGCTGGCGAAGGAGACGACCTGGCGCGGGGTGATGGAAGGCCTGCGCCCGATCACCGCCGACCTGTGGCGTGACGCCGACACCGCGACCCGCGCGCGACTGGTGCGCCACCTGCGTCCCTGGTGGGACGTGCATCGCCATCGCATAGCCGACAGCATCGCCGCCGCCCTGACCGCGCTGGAGACGGCGGGCTGCCTGACCGTCGCGGCCGGGCGCGTGTCGAAGATCGAGCAGGACGCCGAGGGCGTGACCCTGACCTGGAAGCCCCGGAGCGGCCCGGCGCAACCCCCGCTGACGGCGCGTTGGCTGATCGACTGCACCGGACCGGGGCATGACCCGGCGAAGGACGCGCTGACCGGACCGCTGCTGGCCTCGGGCCGGGCGCGGCTGGACGCCCTTCGGCTGGGACTGGACCTTGACGCGGAGGGTCGGGTGCTGGCCGCCGACGGCACGCCGGACCCACGCCTGCTGGTGCTGGGCCCGCCCGCCCGCGCCGCCTTCTGGGAAACCATCGCCGTGCCCGACATCCGCAAGCGGATCGAGGCTGTGGTGAAGACGCTGACGGAAACGCCCGTATGA